One Chitinophaga sp. H8 DNA window includes the following coding sequences:
- a CDS encoding LON peptidase substrate-binding domain-containing protein produces MTNFIPIFPLSTVVYPHEHLNLHVFEPRYKQLIRECVAEQKPFGIPAVVDKKIVEYGTLVEVVKVEKEYDNGEMDIRTRGVKVFRVLEIIKTIPEKLYSGAIVSYPVNSEKSNERLRQQVLHAVRELHNILQVHKGFGKGDEELTAYDLAHHAGLSQEEEYELLHLFYEVQRLEYLKRHLHKVIPMMAEMEKLKERVKLNGHFRNLSADDI; encoded by the coding sequence ATGACTAATTTCATTCCAATATTTCCATTAAGTACGGTGGTATACCCGCATGAACATTTGAACCTGCATGTATTTGAGCCAAGGTACAAGCAGTTGATCCGGGAGTGCGTGGCAGAGCAGAAGCCTTTTGGTATTCCGGCGGTGGTAGATAAGAAGATTGTGGAGTATGGCACACTGGTAGAGGTGGTGAAGGTAGAAAAGGAGTATGATAACGGGGAGATGGATATCCGTACCAGGGGTGTGAAGGTGTTTCGGGTGCTGGAGATCATCAAAACCATTCCGGAGAAGTTATATTCCGGTGCTATTGTCAGTTATCCGGTAAATAGTGAAAAGAGCAATGAAAGGTTGCGGCAGCAGGTATTGCATGCTGTACGGGAGCTGCATAACATTCTGCAGGTGCATAAGGGGTTCGGCAAGGGAGATGAGGAGCTGACGGCCTATGATCTGGCTCATCATGCCGGGTTATCCCAGGAGGAGGAGTACGAGTTGCTGCATCTTTTTTATGAAGTGCAGCGGCTGGAGTATTTAAAACGGCACCTGCACAAGGTGATTCCGATGATGGCAGAGATGGAAAAGCTCAAGGAAAGAGTGAAGCTGAACGGGCATTTCAGGAACTTATCAGCTGATGATATATAG
- a CDS encoding glycosyltransferase family 4 protein, translating into MAHILIDCERMKYPNTGLYTYCHELGQALLKKAGEELCFYLPKKLGKHFGTTPDYLWQSSLHKFYLPHQQHFDVWHSTYQTSPYQTRSTRTRRVLTIHDLNFLHEAKSKAKQEKYMRRLQKNVNQVDHIVAISEFVKQEVHQHLDTGNKPLQVIYNGTTVHEYPGFDTPVYKPTRPFIFAIGVVLPKKNFHVLPCLLKNNDLELVIAGQINEAYKQKILQEAALHGISDRIKLLGAVPADNKYWYLKNCYAFAFPSLAEGFGLPVIEAMHFGKPIFLSDKTSLPEIGGKEAYYFNSFEPESMQKVFEAGMHHYQTTHPAQAIIDRANFFNWDDTAAAYLSVYRGLIN; encoded by the coding sequence ATGGCGCATATACTGATTGATTGTGAAAGAATGAAATACCCTAACACAGGACTTTACACGTACTGCCATGAGTTGGGACAAGCATTGCTCAAAAAAGCCGGTGAAGAACTGTGCTTTTATCTGCCTAAAAAGCTGGGGAAGCACTTTGGCACAACGCCGGATTATTTATGGCAAAGCTCTCTCCATAAATTTTACCTGCCGCACCAGCAACATTTTGATGTATGGCACAGTACCTACCAAACTTCTCCTTATCAAACACGCAGTACCCGTACCAGGAGAGTACTTACCATCCATGACCTGAACTTCCTGCATGAAGCCAAAAGCAAGGCCAAACAGGAAAAGTACATGCGCAGGCTGCAAAAAAATGTAAACCAGGTAGATCATATCGTTGCCATATCAGAATTTGTGAAGCAGGAAGTACACCAGCACCTGGATACAGGCAATAAACCCTTACAGGTCATCTATAACGGCACTACCGTACACGAATACCCCGGCTTCGATACGCCTGTATACAAGCCTACCCGCCCTTTTATATTTGCAATAGGAGTAGTGCTCCCTAAAAAAAACTTTCATGTATTGCCCTGCTTACTGAAAAACAACGACCTGGAGCTTGTCATTGCAGGACAGATTAATGAAGCCTACAAACAAAAGATCCTGCAGGAAGCAGCACTGCACGGCATATCAGACCGTATAAAACTACTGGGTGCTGTGCCGGCGGATAATAAATACTGGTATCTTAAAAACTGTTACGCTTTTGCCTTCCCCTCCCTGGCAGAAGGATTCGGACTGCCGGTAATTGAAGCCATGCATTTCGGGAAACCGATCTTCCTCTCCGACAAAACCAGCCTGCCGGAAATTGGCGGAAAAGAAGCCTACTATTTTAATAGCTTTGAACCAGAAAGCATGCAAAAGGTTTTTGAAGCAGGCATGCACCATTACCAAACGACACATCCGGCACAGGCTATCATCGACAGAGCAAACTTCTTTAACTGGGACGATACTGCGGCAGCATATCTTTCAGTATATCGCGGACTTATCAACTAA
- a CDS encoding class I SAM-dependent methyltransferase, with protein sequence MNNRVTSGFNPNLFHPFFFVRKGLYKAIKKYAGELQGVLMDFGCGSKPYKALFNVEQYIGVDYNGDGHSHEKEEIDVFYDGKTIPFPDAHFDAVFSSEVFEHLFNLEEILPELNRVMKPKSKILITCPFVWNEHEVPNDYARYTQFALKHLLEKNGFTLLTTDKSGTFITTIFQMMVVYNVQYILPLFGFLMKISPIRFILKFLFILLPNLTGTILNALLPKKQDFYQNTIVLAEKN encoded by the coding sequence ATGAATAACCGCGTAACCAGTGGATTCAACCCCAATTTGTTCCACCCCTTTTTCTTTGTCCGGAAAGGCTTGTACAAAGCCATCAAAAAATATGCGGGTGAATTACAGGGAGTACTCATGGATTTTGGATGTGGCTCAAAGCCTTACAAAGCGTTATTCAATGTAGAACAATATATTGGGGTGGATTATAACGGCGACGGACATAGTCACGAGAAAGAAGAGATTGATGTATTTTATGATGGTAAAACAATTCCCTTTCCGGATGCACACTTTGATGCAGTATTCAGTAGCGAGGTGTTTGAACACTTATTTAACCTGGAAGAAATTTTACCCGAACTAAACCGGGTAATGAAACCCAAAAGTAAAATACTCATTACCTGCCCTTTTGTATGGAATGAACACGAAGTACCCAATGACTATGCCAGGTACACCCAATTTGCACTGAAACACCTGCTGGAAAAGAATGGCTTTACGCTCCTGACAACAGATAAATCCGGCACCTTTATCACTACCATCTTTCAGATGATGGTGGTATACAATGTGCAATACATTTTACCCTTGTTTGGCTTCCTGATGAAAATATCTCCCATCAGATTTATATTGAAATTCTTGTTTATTTTGCTGCCCAATCTTACAGGTACCATCCTGAATGCATTATTGCCGAAGAAGCAGGACTTTTATCAAAATACAATTGTGCTAGCAGAAAAAAACTAA
- the meaB gene encoding methylmalonyl Co-A mutase-associated GTPase MeaB encodes MEKTSMYQQYLPALLNGDIKALARCISLVENEATGYEQLLEHLPAAGNTRVVGITGPPGAGKSTLVNALISELLTQQKRIAIVAVDPSSPFNFGALLGDRIRMSDHFNHPRVFIRSLASRGALGGLSSKIIEISDVIKAAQFDYLFIETVGVGQSEVEIAGVADTTIVVVVPEAGDEIQTMKAGLMEIADIFVVNKADRDNANDFVKNLRLLAHSRQKVQWEIPVLKTIATQQDGIQAVITAIEKHQLVTLKEPGKQLLLLAEKAWQLIQQRRMKDVDKKQLQHHIRLLLDKNNFNLYRFVATYNNITR; translated from the coding sequence ATGGAAAAAACAAGCATGTACCAGCAATATTTACCCGCACTGTTGAATGGTGATATAAAAGCGTTAGCCCGTTGTATTTCACTTGTAGAAAATGAAGCCACCGGTTATGAACAGCTTTTGGAACACCTCCCGGCTGCTGGCAATACCCGGGTAGTAGGTATTACCGGCCCTCCGGGTGCAGGAAAAAGTACGCTTGTCAATGCACTCATCAGTGAACTGCTAACGCAGCAAAAAAGGATTGCTATTGTTGCCGTAGATCCTTCCTCTCCGTTCAACTTCGGGGCATTGCTGGGCGACAGGATACGCATGAGCGACCATTTCAACCACCCCCGTGTATTTATCCGCTCCCTGGCCAGCCGCGGCGCACTGGGCGGACTCAGCTCCAAAATCATCGAAATCAGTGACGTTATTAAAGCCGCACAATTCGACTATCTGTTTATTGAAACAGTAGGAGTAGGGCAAAGCGAAGTAGAAATTGCAGGAGTGGCCGATACCACCATTGTGGTCGTGGTGCCCGAAGCCGGAGATGAGATCCAGACCATGAAAGCCGGCCTCATGGAAATTGCCGACATCTTTGTAGTGAATAAAGCCGACCGCGATAATGCCAATGATTTTGTAAAAAATCTGCGCCTGCTGGCACATAGCCGCCAGAAAGTGCAATGGGAGATACCGGTGCTTAAAACCATTGCTACCCAACAGGATGGTATACAGGCGGTGATAACAGCTATTGAAAAACATCAGCTTGTTACCTTAAAAGAACCCGGCAAACAATTGCTCCTGCTGGCAGAGAAAGCCTGGCAGCTGATCCAGCAAAGACGCATGAAAGACGTGGATAAAAAACAACTGCAGCACCACATCCGCCTGCTGCTGGACAAAAACAACTTTAACCTCTATCGTTTTGTAGCAACGTATAACAATATTACAAGGTAA
- a CDS encoding glycosyltransferase family 2 protein, with protein MKVSGFTFVRNAVKYDYPVTEAIRSILPLCDEVIVSVGNSDDGTEALIRSIDSPKIRITHSVWDDTLKEGGRVLAVETDKAFKEVSPDADWAFYIQADEVVHEKDYDNIRKAMARYKDDPKVEGLLFNYVHFYGSYDYVGDSRTWYQREIRIIRNDKNIASYRDAQGFRKHDQKLHVKRVDASIHHYGWVKDPRQQASKLNNSHQLYHGDNGVPQSAAEPFDYSGIDSLALFKGTHPAVMQQRINSRNWKFDFDISRKKFSFKEGLLYWIEKRTGKRLFDYKNYKLLR; from the coding sequence ATGAAAGTCAGTGGATTTACCTTTGTAAGGAATGCTGTAAAATATGATTACCCGGTAACAGAAGCCATCCGTTCTATTCTACCTTTATGTGATGAAGTGATTGTAAGTGTGGGCAATTCAGATGATGGCACTGAAGCACTGATCCGGTCTATTGATTCTCCTAAAATCCGTATTACACATTCTGTATGGGATGATACCCTGAAGGAAGGTGGCCGTGTATTGGCTGTAGAAACAGATAAAGCCTTTAAGGAGGTGAGTCCGGATGCAGACTGGGCTTTTTACATACAGGCAGACGAGGTGGTGCATGAAAAGGATTATGATAATATCCGTAAGGCAATGGCCCGTTATAAAGATGATCCAAAGGTGGAAGGGTTATTGTTTAACTATGTTCATTTTTACGGCAGCTATGATTACGTAGGTGATTCCCGCACCTGGTATCAGCGAGAAATAAGGATTATCCGCAACGATAAAAATATTGCCTCCTACCGGGATGCGCAGGGGTTCCGTAAGCATGATCAGAAATTGCATGTAAAGCGGGTAGATGCCAGTATCCATCATTATGGTTGGGTAAAAGACCCGCGCCAGCAGGCCAGCAAACTAAATAACAGCCACCAGTTGTATCATGGGGATAATGGTGTGCCACAATCTGCAGCAGAACCATTTGATTATAGCGGTATTGATTCGCTGGCCCTGTTTAAGGGTACGCATCCTGCCGTGATGCAGCAACGCATTAACAGCAGGAACTGGAAATTCGATTTTGATATCAGCCGTAAGAAATTTTCTTTTAAAGAAGGATTGCTATACTGGATAGAAAAGCGGACAGGCAAACGGTTGTTTGATTATAAAAATTATAAACTGCTGAGATAG